Part of the Cohnella candidum genome, CTATATTCAAGCTGCGCGGAAGCCGGGCAACGGGATCCTAACGGATTCTGGCGGCCATACGGACGGCCGTCTGCCACTTCCGCTGACCGAACAGATGCTCGGCGGTCATGTCGAGAATGCGCGGCGGCTTCGGCTTGGATACGTAATGCAGCGCCTTCGGATCGCGGAACCAGTCCGGCAGTTCGGATTGCGGCAGCGGTTGGTCGGGCCATGCCTCCAGCAATGGAGGGCTGTACCATCGCTTGGCGGCGGGGTTTTCTCCGGAAGGAGAAACTCCGCCGCTTTTTTGCTGCGAGGCCGCGGTGAAGCGCTCCGGCCAGTAGTCGGCCCGGGAGCCCGTATGAGGGACTTTCGCCGCGAAATAGACCGCGCCGGTCAATACCCGCGGATAAGCGAAAAGCATGCCGTACAGGCATTTGCCGAAAGCGATCCGCTCATCCAGGTTCGTGAATTTCTCGAGCACTCTACCGGCCAGCGTCAAGGAACGGTCTCTTCTCGAATCCGGCTGCAGCAGCGGGAACAGCAGCTGGTTCTCCTGCAGGAAGGGAAGCATCCGGAAGCTCAGGTCGAACACGCGCTCGCGGAAGAAGGAGTTTTCCACGACGGGGGCTTGGATGACATGCTGTTCGTTGACGATCAGCGCCACGGTGAGCAGCGGCGATTCCCGCGTCACCCAAAAACGCTCCCAAAACGGAGACATGAAGGAAGAGACGCCGAACGAGGGAAGCAGGCCGAACAGGGGGGCGCCGGCGCGGCGGCTTTCCGCGTAAACGCGCAGCTGGGGATAAGCGTCACGGAAAATGAGGGCGTTGCAAGTTTCGAGCAGCTTGAATTGGTCGGCCGCTTTATCTTCGTCGAGCAGGTACGGCAGCCATTCTCCCTTCAAATCGGTCATCGACCAGCCGCCGTTCCGCGACACCAAATGGGCCAGCAGCGCCCAATGGAGCTCCGGGAACTCTCTGTAAAGGTTCCAATACGCCTGCGTGCGGGTGACGTTATTCCGGTTCCAGACGTCCGTTTCCTTGCGGATGCGCTCCGCCAGCTCCCTCTCGAACGGTACTTCCGGTCCCCGGACGATGGCCCGGGACGGCGTGCGGGTTTCCTTGCTGTCCAGAATCGCCGCCATCTCCCGTATTGATTTTCGCGACAGGGGCAGCTCGGCCCGTTCCGCCGTCAAGCGGGCGGAACGTCTCCAAACGGACGTTTTACGCCAAAAGCCCTTCGCCAACGCGCCTGCCGATCGCCAAATCGAATTCACCGGTTCAAACCCCTTTTCCGTTTTCAGACCCTGCCTATAGCGTGACCGAATACTTGTAGAGGAAATCCCCCAAGCGTATAATATCCGTACGCGAATCGCTAAAGATTGGAACCACGAGGAGGAGTCGGCATGCAGCGCGTCTCGGATGAAGCGGAATTCCGCCGGTTGACGGCGGGGGACGGATTGACGGTCGCCGTGTTCAAGGCGGCTTGGTGCAAGGATTGCCATTTTATCGAACCCTTTATGCCCGACGTGGAGCAAGCATACGCCGATCGCATCTCTTTCTTCGAAGTCGACCGTGACGAGATGCCGGATCTTTGCTCGGAGCTGAACATTTTGGGCATTCCCAGCTTCATCGCGTTCCGGAACGGACAGGAATTGATCCGGTTCGTCAGCAAGCTCCGCAAAACGCGGGAAGAAATCGAAGAGTTCCTCAATCGCGCCGTCGCCGTAGCGGCAGCCATGCCGGCGCAAGCTTGACCGGACTATCCGTCGGTAGTGGACGGAACGCGCCGCCGAACCCCGTTTCGGCGGTTTTTTCATCGTGATGGCCGGAGGCAGATGTCACAGTTTGAACATGGTATTGGGGGTTGCGCTTCTGTATAATGGGAAATGGCCGTTCAAGTGCCTACTTTCACAAAGAAATCGGGGATGGGCATGACCCTGCAAAGATACAAAATTCTCGCTTTCCTGACCTGCCTCGGCATGTTCGTCGTCTTGATCGCAGGCGTTCTCGTCACCAATACGGGCTCGCAGGCGGGCTGCGGCACCGACTGGCCGCTCTGTAACGGAAAATTCATTCCGGCCTACACGTTGGAATCGCTCGTCGAATATTCCCACCGCGTGATCAGCGGCGGCGTCGGCTTGTTGGTCGGCGCGACGTTCCTCGTTACGCTGCTGTGGAAACCGGTCAAACGCAAGGAACCGATCGCGTACGCTTCGGCGTCGCTGTTCTTCACGTTCCTGCAGGCCGCGCTCGGTGCGATGGCCGTCGTCTGGCCGCAGTCCGACGCGGTACTGGCCCTCCATTT contains:
- a CDS encoding thioredoxin family protein, translated to MQRVSDEAEFRRLTAGDGLTVAVFKAAWCKDCHFIEPFMPDVEQAYADRISFFEVDRDEMPDLCSELNILGIPSFIAFRNGQELIRFVSKLRKTREEIEEFLNRAVAVAAAMPAQA
- a CDS encoding DUF2515 family protein translates to MNSIWRSAGALAKGFWRKTSVWRRSARLTAERAELPLSRKSIREMAAILDSKETRTPSRAIVRGPEVPFERELAERIRKETDVWNRNNVTRTQAYWNLYREFPELHWALLAHLVSRNGGWSMTDLKGEWLPYLLDEDKAADQFKLLETCNALIFRDAYPQLRVYAESRRAGAPLFGLLPSFGVSSFMSPFWERFWVTRESPLLTVALIVNEQHVIQAPVVENSFFRERVFDLSFRMLPFLQENQLLFPLLQPDSRRDRSLTLAGRVLEKFTNLDERIAFGKCLYGMLFAYPRVLTGAVYFAAKVPHTGSRADYWPERFTAASQQKSGGVSPSGENPAAKRWYSPPLLEAWPDQPLPQSELPDWFRDPKALHYVSKPKPPRILDMTAEHLFGQRKWQTAVRMAARIR